CGCCGACGATTTCGGGATCCTCACCGGCGTACATCACGTTGTCGAGTTTGTAATCTCCGTGGACGAGCGTCGATGGCGTCGAGTCAGGCACGTTCGATTGCAGCCACTCCATCACGTCGTACAGCTCCGTCACTTCCCGTTCTTCGGCCGTCACTTCGAAGGCCCACATCAGCTGTTCAGACCACCGCCGTACCTGTCGTTCGGTGAATCCGGGCGGGTGGCCGAGATCGCCGAGACCGACCGCCTCGTAGTCGACGGTGTGAATGGCCGCGAGCGTCTCGATGAGCTCGGTTCCGATCGCCCGTCGTGGGGCGGGTCGCTGATACTGCTCGGGTTCGTTCGAGCGGATGACATTGCCCCTGAGCCGTTCCATCACGTAGAAATCGCTACCCAGCACGTCGTGATCCTCACACGCCAGTACCGTCCTCGGCACCGGCACAGCCGTCTCCTGAAGGGAATCGAGCACGTGGTACTCGCGAAGCACGTCGTGGGCTGTCTCAGCCACATCGCCCGGCGGCGGCCGACGGACGACGAGATCGTGTGCGCCCCACGTAACGAAGATGGTTTCGTTGGAATGACCCTCCTGGTGGTGGTCGAGTTGGTACTCCTCGACCGGTCCGAGTTCGGATTCGAGATACGTTGCGAGCCGATCTGGATCCACGAGACGCTGGAAATACTCTTCACTCACCGGAAATCACGTCCACTTCCCTGTTAGTCCGGACTACTGAATATC
The sequence above is drawn from the Halocatena salina genome and encodes:
- a CDS encoding phosphotransferase family protein; translated protein: MSEEYFQRLVDPDRLATYLESELGPVEEYQLDHHQEGHSNETIFVTWGAHDLVVRRPPPGDVAETAHDVLREYHVLDSLQETAVPVPRTVLACEDHDVLGSDFYVMERLRGNVIRSNEPEQYQRPAPRRAIGTELIETLAAIHTVDYEAVGLGDLGHPPGFTERQVRRWSEQLMWAFEVTAEEREVTELYDVMEWLQSNVPDSTPSTLVHGDYKLDNVMYAGEDPEIVGVFDWEMSTLGDPFTDLGWLLSYWWDEGDPDPPEATQTLSATFMQTEAYQTRQELIDRYEAETGFTFENDRFYRALAVYKLAALGEMFFRRYLEGNSDDPMYPRMREGVPQLAERAQRIIDGHEPL